The Moraxella osloensis genome contains a region encoding:
- the pstA gene encoding phosphate ABC transporter permease PstA, whose translation MTTTNMNRNNAIYKRRRLSNALGLVFAGLSIVFGLTFLGLILFKLFLSGSHALLTMPIFTQDTPSPNEIGGLRNAIIGSIMVTGLGLVVGTPIGIMAGIYLAEFAENSWLGKVTRFMNDILLSAPSIVIGLFIFALMVQGRNFSGWAGAMALALLVIPVVVRTTENMLRLIPNTLREAAYALGTPKWKLVTSVTLRAAKTGVLTGILLAFARISGETAPLLFTALNNQFFSTDMGQPIANLPNVIYQYASQPYPISNQLAWAGALLITLAVLTLNILARALSGKEQSSH comes from the coding sequence ATGACTACTACCAATATGAATCGTAACAACGCCATCTACAAACGCCGCCGTCTAAGTAATGCTTTAGGACTGGTATTTGCCGGTTTGTCCATTGTATTTGGCTTGACCTTTTTAGGCTTAATTTTATTCAAATTGTTTTTATCAGGCTCGCATGCGTTATTGACCATGCCCATTTTTACTCAAGACACGCCATCGCCAAACGAAATCGGCGGTCTTCGCAATGCGATTATCGGCTCAATCATGGTGACAGGATTAGGGCTTGTAGTCGGTACGCCGATTGGTATCATGGCAGGTATTTATCTGGCTGAATTTGCTGAAAACAGCTGGCTTGGTAAAGTCACCCGTTTTATGAACGACATTTTGCTATCCGCACCCTCGATTGTGATTGGTCTATTTATTTTTGCGCTCATGGTACAAGGTCGTAACTTCTCAGGTTGGGCAGGTGCAATGGCTTTAGCGCTATTGGTTATTCCTGTGGTGGTACGTACCACCGAAAATATGCTGCGTCTAATTCCCAATACATTGCGCGAAGCGGCTTATGCGTTAGGGACGCCAAAATGGAAACTGGTAACATCCGTTACTCTGCGTGCTGCCAAAACTGGGGTATTAACAGGTATCTTACTGGCATTTGCACGTATCTCGGGTGAGACCGCGCCGTTATTATTTACCGCGCTTAATAACCAATTCTTTAGTACTGATATGGGTCAGCCCATTGCCAACTTACCAAACGTGATTTATCAATACGCCAGCCAACCATACCCTATTTCAAACCAATTGGCTTGGGCAGGTGCGTTACTCATCACCTTGGCAGTATTAACATTGAATATTTTGGCACGTGCCTTAAGTGGTAAAGAGCAATCATCACATTGA
- the pstB gene encoding phosphate ABC transporter ATP-binding protein PstB: MTAKMQIRNLDFYYGKFLALKNINIDIADKKVTAFIGPSGCGKSTLLRTFNRMYDLYPGMRATGEINLDGQNILDKSVDVNLLRARVGMVFQKPTPFPMSIYDNVAFGVRLYESLSRAELDERVEWALKKSALWNEVKDKLKASGLSLSGGQQQRLCIARGVATRPEVLLLDEPTSALDPISTGSIEDLISDLKNDYTIAIVTHNMQQAARVSDYTAFMYLGEMMEMGDTDKIFTNPDRKETEEYITGKFG; the protein is encoded by the coding sequence ATGACCGCAAAAATGCAAATTCGTAATCTAGACTTTTATTACGGTAAATTTTTAGCCCTTAAAAATATCAACATCGATATCGCTGACAAAAAAGTTACTGCGTTTATCGGACCCTCAGGCTGTGGTAAATCAACTCTGCTACGTACCTTTAACCGTATGTATGACCTATATCCCGGCATGCGTGCCACGGGCGAAATCAACCTAGATGGACAAAACATCTTGGATAAATCGGTGGACGTCAACTTGCTGCGCGCTCGCGTGGGTATGGTATTTCAAAAACCAACGCCATTTCCGATGTCAATCTATGACAACGTGGCATTCGGTGTACGCCTTTATGAGAGCCTAAGCCGCGCTGAGCTAGACGAGCGCGTTGAATGGGCGCTCAAAAAATCGGCACTGTGGAATGAAGTTAAAGATAAACTTAAAGCATCGGGTCTGTCATTGTCGGGTGGTCAGCAGCAGCGTCTGTGTATCGCCCGCGGTGTGGCAACCCGTCCTGAAGTATTGCTACTAGACGAACCCACCTCAGCACTTGACCCCATCTCAACAGGCTCAATTGAAGATTTGATTTCAGACTTAAAAAATGATTACACCATCGCCATCGTCACCCACAACATGCAGCAAGCGGCACGGGTATCTGACTATACCGCGTTTATGTACTTGGGCGAAATGATGGAAATGGGGGATACTGATAAAATTTTCACCAACCCAGACCGTAAAGAAACTGAAGAATACATTACCGGTAAATTCGGCTAG